The following coding sequences are from one Campylobacter sp. RM16187 window:
- a CDS encoding YceI family protein gives MKNLIKLSAIAALLVSFGYAQNYVVDHAHSTLGFQVKHLKIAKVNGKFKAYDAKVDYDKATNELKALEVTIDAKSVDTDNQKRDDHLFSEDFFDVNKFDKITFKMTKFEKESNDEGKIYGDLTIRGVTKPVKLDFEYGGENKDPKGNEKIGFSISGDLMRKDFNVGTKYADAMISEKVKLQIDVEAAAK, from the coding sequence ATGAAAAATTTGATCAAACTATCCGCCATTGCAGCGCTTTTAGTAAGCTTTGGCTACGCGCAAAACTACGTAGTAGACCACGCTCACAGCACGCTAGGATTTCAGGTTAAGCACCTTAAGATAGCCAAAGTAAACGGCAAATTTAAAGCTTACGATGCTAAAGTTGATTACGACAAAGCGACAAACGAGCTAAAAGCTCTTGAAGTAACAATAGACGCCAAATCCGTAGATACGGATAATCAAAAACGCGATGACCACCTATTTTCAGAGGATTTTTTTGATGTGAACAAATTTGATAAGATCACGTTTAAGATGACCAAATTTGAAAAAGAGAGCAACGACGAAGGTAAAATTTACGGCGATCTAACTATCAGAGGCGTGACAAAGCCTGTCAAGCTTGACTTTGAATACGGCGGCGAAAACAAAGATCCAAAAGGCAACGAGAAAATCGGCTTTAGTATAAGCGGCGATCTAATGAGAAAGGATTTTAACGTCGGCACAAAATACGCAGACGCTATGATATCTGAAAAAGTAAAGCTTCAAATAGATGTAGAAGCCGCGGCAAAATAA
- a CDS encoding class I SAM-dependent methyltransferase, with protein sequence MILKSNYDEIDFNELYKAQRAKSSFGSKSVEDWDNKAAGINESVHESIYIDEFLSRVDFNAVKSVLDFGCGPGTLSLKVAPKVESVYAYDYSKNMLEFTKSNADKLNLSNIKTAQKAFEDDWSDVPICDVVFASRCLEVDDLRGALAKLISKAKKAVYITFKVGASFVDEEILRVMKKEVEPKPDYIYLVNILAQMGYLPKLDFIKSENKHTAATSADELIKKVTWGVGKELSEAEKERLASYFHNGYELKNEPMLWAFVRVDV encoded by the coding sequence ATGATACTGAAATCAAACTATGACGAGATAGATTTTAACGAACTTTATAAGGCTCAGCGTGCAAAAAGCTCCTTTGGCTCAAAGAGCGTGGAAGACTGGGACAACAAGGCTGCGGGCATAAATGAAAGCGTGCACGAGAGCATTTATATAGATGAGTTTTTAAGTAGGGTTGATTTTAACGCAGTTAAGAGCGTGCTTGACTTTGGTTGCGGGCCTGGAACTCTTAGCTTAAAGGTTGCGCCTAAAGTTGAGAGCGTATATGCCTATGACTACTCAAAAAATATGCTTGAATTTACCAAATCAAACGCTGATAAGTTAAATTTGAGCAATATCAAAACCGCTCAAAAAGCGTTTGAGGATGACTGGAGCGATGTGCCGATTTGTGATGTTGTCTTTGCGTCAAGATGCCTTGAAGTGGATGACTTGCGCGGCGCACTTGCCAAGCTCATATCAAAGGCAAAAAAGGCTGTTTATATAACTTTTAAAGTCGGAGCAAGCTTCGTGGATGAGGAAATTTTGCGTGTGATGAAGAAGGAGGTCGAGCCAAAGCCTGATTATATCTATCTCGTAAATATCTTGGCGCAGATGGGCTATTTGCCAAAGCTTGATTTTATAAAGAGCGAAAACAAACACACCGCCGCAACAAGTGCTGATGAGCTTATCAAAAAGGTAACTTGGGGCGTAGGAAAAGAGCTAAGCGAGGCTGAAAAAGAGCGTTTGGCAAGCTACTTTCACAATGGATACGAGCTTAAAAACGAGCCTATGCTTTGGGCTTTTGTGCGAGTTGATGTTTGA
- a CDS encoding chemotaxis protein, protein MFKIKIVYKFLLIVFLFLGISILTYSGFKFANGDYTEFFMSLHKICGFSIAVIAVLHIIIKRRKLVKLANEFLDVILKRKNPSYCNMDRLIMALEDHTISSVASILNLDADELVDILRKGEVKLNGKDQTLRQIAKLNDEKIFYALVLIIERKFVGKSLDLKSCNI, encoded by the coding sequence ATGTTTAAAATTAAGATAGTTTATAAATTTTTACTTATTGTATTCTTGTTTTTAGGAATCTCTATTTTGACATATTCGGGATTTAAATTTGCAAATGGGGACTACACGGAATTTTTTATGAGTTTGCATAAAATTTGTGGTTTTAGTATCGCTGTAATCGCTGTTTTGCATATAATTATAAAGAGAAGAAAGCTAGTAAAGCTTGCAAATGAATTTTTAGATGTGATTTTGAAACGAAAAAATCCATCCTATTGCAATATGGATAGACTTATTATGGCTCTTGAAGACCACACTATAAGTAGTGTCGCAAGTATTTTAAATTTAGATGCTGACGAGTTGGTAGATATTTTAAGAAAGGGTGAAGTGAAACTTAACGGAAAAGATCAAACTCTAAGACAAATTGCCAAGCTAAACGATGAGAAGATTTTTTATGCTCTTGTTTTGATTATAGAGAGGAAATTTGTCGGAAAGAGCTTGGACTTAAAAAGCTGCAATATATAG
- a CDS encoding ABC transporter substrate-binding protein, with translation MLKKILISLLICLKFVFAMSSSEIDQFISQNSRDFEILTKEPTRVYASNPTLLYLLYALAPEKISGVNFEWNNYERPYLKDYVLTQPVVGGFFGQGKIPNVEMLLRLDPELILVNASSKNVKKMTEIFGSIKKPMLYLSGTSLEDYLKSWQILGKVLNREQRAKELIDYAQNSINLSGKINEYLKTNNIKKLRIYYAQGSDGLSTECEGSQHAILIPLSGAEVVHKCEKESSAYGRVKVSFEQVLKYQPDMVLVYERDFYDKIYSDPKWALLDAVKNKKVYYIPREPFSWFDRPPSFMRFLGIKWLINLAYPEAFKFDIVSEAREFYKLFLGLELNDEQIGKILGKSK, from the coding sequence ATGCTAAAAAAGATTCTGATTTCACTATTGATATGTTTAAAATTCGTCTTCGCCATGAGTAGTTCGGAGATAGATCAGTTTATCTCTCAAAATAGCAGAGATTTTGAAATTTTAACTAAGGAACCGACTCGTGTATATGCAAGCAATCCTACGCTTTTATATCTGCTGTATGCCCTTGCTCCTGAAAAAATTAGCGGTGTAAATTTCGAGTGGAATAATTACGAAAGACCTTATTTAAAAGATTACGTCTTAACCCAGCCTGTAGTCGGTGGATTTTTCGGACAGGGTAAAATTCCAAACGTAGAGATGCTTTTGCGTCTTGATCCTGAGCTAATATTGGTAAATGCAAGCTCAAAAAATGTCAAAAAGATGACAGAAATTTTTGGCTCTATCAAAAAACCAATGTTATATTTGAGCGGAACCAGTTTGGAAGACTATCTAAAAAGCTGGCAAATTTTAGGTAAGGTTTTAAATAGAGAGCAAAGAGCCAAAGAGTTGATTGACTATGCACAAAATTCTATAAATTTAAGCGGCAAGATCAATGAATATCTAAAAACAAACAATATTAAAAAGCTTAGAATCTATTACGCTCAGGGCTCAGATGGATTATCTACGGAGTGTGAGGGTTCGCAGCACGCGATCTTAATACCGTTAAGCGGCGCAGAGGTCGTGCATAAGTGCGAAAAAGAAAGCAGTGCTTATGGGCGCGTTAAAGTGAGCTTTGAGCAGGTTTTAAAGTATCAGCCGGATATGGTTTTAGTCTATGAAAGAGATTTTTACGACAAAATTTACAGCGATCCTAAATGGGCCTTGCTTGACGCGGTAAAAAATAAAAAAGTATATTATATCCCTAGAGAGCCATTTAGCTGGTTTGATCGTCCGCCTTCATTTATGAGATTTTTGGGTATCAAATGGCTTATTAATTTAGCCTATCCCGAAGCGTTTAAATTTGATATAGTAAGTGAAGCTCGTGAATTTTATAAGCTATTTTTAGGACTTGAGCTAAATGATGAGCAGATAGGAAAAATTCTAGGCAAGAGCAAATAG
- a CDS encoding molybdopterin biosynthesis protein MoeB, with amino-acid sequence MDKFQNFSLDGVFLFGKFSYENARQIAVKCEFFTTDSDEDELVDSDPKSCYNCLFRRWSKESFECLKLR; translated from the coding sequence ATGGATAAATTTCAAAATTTTAGCTTAGACGGAGTTTTTTTATTTGGCAAATTTTCTTATGAAAATGCTAGACAAATAGCAGTAAAGTGTGAGTTTTTTACAACCGATAGCGACGAGGATGAACTTGTAGATAGTGATCCGAAGAGTTGCTATAACTGTCTTTTTAGAAGATGGAGCAAGGAGAGCTTTGAATGTTTAAAATTAAGATAG
- a CDS encoding FecCD family ABC transporter permease — MSKKSFLLLLSLLILFIFGSLLLGKYGFSASEYIEYFAALLSGSDLKEFEIMHTLLTEIRFPRILACLLIGASLAISGAAYQAMFVNPLVSPSILGVLAGAGFGAALGMFFRLSDVLVQLSTFAFGFLAVVFSLLISALYSRSGSVIVLVLGGVISGSLFTSLLSILKYAADPNDSLPAITYFLMGSLSFASKSFMEISIIPMFAGIILLALCGKYLNALSLGEEEAKSLGVNVMRVKIFVILVATFVSALSVTIAGIIGWIGLIVPHIARFVYGADNRAVLTSSAMIGAIFLLFCDSFSRLIFTFEIPIGIVTSLFGIPMFIIILRRAKKSF, encoded by the coding sequence ATGAGTAAAAAATCCTTTTTATTGTTGCTCTCTTTGCTGATATTATTTATTTTTGGTTCCTTGTTGCTTGGCAAATACGGCTTTAGCGCAAGCGAATACATAGAGTATTTTGCCGCGCTTTTAAGCGGAAGCGATTTAAAAGAATTTGAGATCATGCACACGCTGCTAACTGAAATTCGTTTTCCTAGAATTTTAGCCTGCTTGCTAATCGGTGCTAGCCTTGCGATCTCGGGTGCTGCTTATCAAGCGATGTTTGTAAATCCGCTTGTTTCGCCTTCGATCCTTGGAGTGCTTGCGGGTGCGGGCTTTGGCGCGGCGCTTGGAATGTTTTTTCGCCTTAGCGACGTGCTGGTTCAGCTTAGTACTTTTGCTTTTGGCTTTTTAGCGGTTGTGTTCTCGCTTCTTATCTCGGCACTTTATTCTCGCTCGGGAAGCGTCATAGTGCTAGTTCTTGGCGGTGTTATCAGCGGCTCGCTATTTACCTCTTTGCTTTCAATTCTAAAATACGCCGCAGATCCTAATGACAGCCTGCCTGCGATAACTTATTTTCTCATGGGAAGCCTTAGCTTTGCTTCAAAAAGCTTTATGGAAATTTCGATCATCCCGATGTTTGCGGGTATCATCTTGCTTGCGCTTTGCGGTAAATACTTAAACGCCCTAAGTCTTGGCGAAGAAGAGGCTAAAAGCCTTGGCGTAAATGTCATGCGAGTTAAAATTTTTGTCATTTTAGTTGCCACTTTTGTGAGCGCTCTAAGTGTCACGATCGCAGGTATCATCGGCTGGATAGGACTTATCGTCCCTCACATCGCGCGCTTTGTTTATGGCGCGGATAATAGAGCCGTGCTAACCAGTTCAGCCATGATCGGAGCGATATTTTTGCTATTTTGCGATAGCTTTTCGCGCCTTATATTTACATTTGAAATTCCTATCGGCATAGTGACATCGCTCTTTGGAATTCCGATGTTTATCATCATCTTGCGCCGCGCTAAAAAGAGTTTTTGA
- a CDS encoding DUF1523 family protein, whose amino-acid sequence MSFQEILRKSTKKLLITIALIAHLILAIIVNYSFPHYETALITGGEVKRVDKDGLISGENPADGPTRDVYFIYTQEINGTKVMTYRNEDTGFGFPFYLKFNSADLQAMAQSFAISQKKVQIKYYGWRITVLDKFRNAVSIKELKNSETGSNPIMSYIFYALIFASFLFFVFFTRKIFDKGIKA is encoded by the coding sequence ATGTCTTTTCAAGAAATTTTACGCAAATCAACCAAAAAACTTCTAATAACAATTGCTTTAATAGCTCATCTAATCTTAGCCATCATAGTAAATTACTCTTTTCCGCATTACGAAACGGCTCTGATAACCGGAGGAGAGGTAAAAAGAGTGGATAAGGACGGTCTAATAAGTGGAGAAAATCCTGCGGATGGACCGACTAGAGATGTATATTTCATATACACTCAAGAGATAAATGGCACAAAAGTAATGACTTATAGAAACGAGGATACCGGATTTGGTTTTCCATTTTATTTAAAATTTAATTCAGCCGATCTTCAAGCAATGGCGCAAAGTTTTGCGATAAGCCAAAAGAAAGTGCAGATAAAATACTATGGATGGAGAATAACAGTATTAGATAAATTTAGAAATGCTGTTTCAATAAAAGAGCTTAAAAACAGTGAAACCGGATCAAATCCTATTATGAGCTATATATTTTATGCTTTAATCTTCGCATCTTTTCTATTTTTCGTTTTCTTTACAAGAAAGATATTCGACAAAGGTATTAAGGCTTGA
- a CDS encoding EAL domain-containing protein, protein MRNKIVLYKVLFLIMFLNIFIGGMIVYKANENVNSSYSLKESVINLIDINRDIDFMLGKTFLYSDYDRLMELLANFDNGLKDTLRMQNLHAFREIVSGMKFFQDIKQTFKKKVELIDKFNSTAIFANLIYDDILFSSFEELKQSRYFNTIMSNILLFKYDINTDLSKTKELVAKNLSENNLNQNDIKFLKNASRLIEYYESAQGIFKRIQELYMEKELSILMNGNRAYMSIAATNLKNLTMLFFALIGISIFLIYLAYSKTKSILKHLNDLQQATDNSFGSIVFTDLNTKIKYVNKIFEQTTGYNLEEVVGKDANILKSHQHSSEFYKSITNSLKNNQIWECDELISLTKDKDLLIEKVMFLPLFDADGNKDGYLSVKLDKTKEVMIEKELKEKEEKLRDMAFFDNLTGFGSYFALTQKLNEYPSGMLIYVNISHFVDFRFFYKTQTVDLIIESFAKTIKLCIDTYDIPASIYRVQLDEFCIWYDGESVERDIKNIRDYFKGNNLSIVVDDRKEFIPNIKMIIGVSLDRDTIQTNRLTQAMLAHYEATNSGEPVVYYNENSSVEQQYYQNQIMSRIIEYAIYNDTVIVECQGIYDISSDSDSEPKANYYEVLVRLVDENGKIRYPGEFLDIAKKISLYNDITKKVIGHVFRLVERFPKIRFSMNLSNSDIANVQIRDMIEQKLKICSYPENVYFEILESEGVDDYEAVNLFINKIHSYNSKISIDDFGSGYSNYYRILELDIDTIKIDGSIIKKLPFDKNARYLVQTIIDFANRQKYNVVAEFVSSPEILAEVKKFGIKYAQGYLLGKPVSPDNIKP, encoded by the coding sequence ATGAGAAATAAAATTGTATTATATAAAGTTCTATTTTTAATTATGTTTTTAAATATATTTATCGGTGGAATGATAGTATATAAGGCAAACGAAAATGTAAATTCTAGCTATAGTCTAAAAGAATCAGTAATAAATTTAATAGATATAAATAGGGATATAGACTTTATGCTCGGTAAAACATTCCTATACTCTGATTATGATAGGCTTATGGAGCTTCTTGCGAATTTTGATAATGGCTTAAAAGATACTTTAAGGATGCAAAACTTACATGCTTTTAGAGAGATTGTTTCCGGTATGAAATTTTTTCAAGACATTAAGCAAACATTTAAAAAGAAAGTCGAACTTATAGATAAATTTAATTCAACCGCTATATTTGCAAATTTGATCTATGATGACATACTTTTTAGTTCGTTTGAAGAGTTAAAACAGAGTAGGTATTTTAATACTATAATGTCAAATATATTGCTATTTAAATATGACATCAATACCGATTTGAGTAAAACAAAAGAACTTGTAGCCAAAAATTTATCAGAGAATAATCTAAATCAAAATGATATTAAATTTTTAAAAAATGCTAGTAGACTTATAGAATATTATGAGAGTGCTCAAGGTATTTTTAAACGTATTCAAGAACTTTATATGGAAAAAGAGCTTAGTATATTGATGAACGGAAATAGGGCCTATATGAGCATAGCTGCTACTAATTTAAAAAATTTGACTATGTTGTTTTTTGCACTTATAGGAATATCAATATTTTTGATCTATTTGGCTTATTCAAAAACTAAGAGCATATTAAAACATCTAAATGACTTGCAACAAGCTACTGACAATAGCTTTGGCTCAATAGTTTTTACAGATCTAAATACTAAGATAAAGTATGTAAATAAGATATTTGAACAGACCACAGGCTATAATCTTGAAGAGGTTGTTGGCAAAGATGCTAATATTTTAAAATCTCACCAACATAGCAGTGAATTTTATAAAAGCATTACAAATTCCTTGAAAAATAATCAGATTTGGGAGTGTGATGAGTTAATAAGTTTAACAAAAGATAAAGATTTGTTGATAGAAAAAGTAATGTTTTTACCGTTGTTTGATGCCGATGGTAATAAGGACGGATATCTGTCGGTAAAACTTGACAAGACAAAAGAGGTTATGATAGAAAAAGAGCTTAAGGAAAAAGAAGAAAAGCTAAGAGACATGGCATTTTTTGATAACTTAACCGGCTTTGGTAGCTATTTTGCCCTCACTCAAAAGCTTAACGAGTATCCAAGCGGAATGCTTATATATGTAAATATTAGTCACTTTGTGGATTTTAGATTTTTTTACAAGACTCAAACGGTGGATCTTATTATAGAGTCCTTTGCCAAAACTATAAAGCTTTGTATAGATACTTATGATATACCAGCATCTATATATAGAGTTCAGTTAGATGAGTTTTGTATTTGGTACGACGGAGAGTCTGTCGAGAGAGATATAAAAAATATACGGGATTATTTTAAAGGAAATAATCTATCTATTGTCGTGGATGACAGAAAAGAATTTATACCAAACATCAAGATGATCATAGGTGTTAGTCTTGATAGGGACACTATTCAAACTAACCGTCTTACTCAAGCTATGCTTGCTCACTATGAGGCTACCAATAGTGGTGAACCCGTAGTGTATTATAATGAAAATAGCTCTGTAGAGCAGCAGTATTATCAAAACCAGATAATGTCAAGAATTATAGAATATGCTATATATAACGATACTGTTATAGTTGAGTGTCAGGGCATATATGATATATCTTCAGACTCAGATAGTGAGCCAAAGGCAAACTATTATGAAGTTTTGGTTCGCCTTGTGGATGAAAATGGCAAAATTCGTTATCCTGGCGAATTTTTAGATATTGCTAAGAAAATTTCTTTATATAATGATATAACTAAAAAAGTTATAGGTCATGTATTTAGACTTGTGGAGAGATTCCCTAAAATTAGATTTTCAATGAACCTATCAAATAGCGATATAGCAAATGTTCAGATTAGAGATATGATAGAGCAAAAGCTTAAAATTTGCTCATACCCAGAAAACGTCTATTTTGAAATTTTAGAATCAGAAGGTGTAGATGACTATGAGGCGGTAAATTTATTTATAAATAAAATTCATAGCTATAACTCCAAAATTTCAATTGATGATTTTGGAAGCGGATATTCTAATTACTATAGGATTTTAGAACTTGATATAGACACTATAAAGATAGACGGCTCTATCATCAAAAAGCTTCCATTTGATAAAAACGCTAGATATCTAGTTCAAACTATTATAGATTTTGCCAATAGACAAAAGTATAATGTGGTTGCCGAGTTTGTAAGCTCTCCTGAAATTTTAGCTGAGGTTAAAAAATTTGGCATAAAGTATGCTCAGGGATATCTGCTGGGTAAGCCTGTTTCGCCTGACAATATCAAGCCTTAA
- a CDS encoding TonB-dependent receptor plug domain-containing protein: MKKTVLIACSVALALHAEVFELGQVEVVSKLVGGSQKSDTNVVVVDSEQMQKNQVKRLSEVAYMTPGVYVDKKGPRAEQNFYVRGFDARRVPLFIDGIPVYNPYDGNSDFGRFTTFDLSRIDISKGSSSVLYGANTMGGAINLISKKPTKEFESSIGYGVELGKSSKTIGNNIDYSIGTRQELFYVQAGLSFMEDNGQQLSSDFVKDAKGNEDGNRREKSVQRDRKVHIKAGFTPNQTDEYAITYVNQKGEKEQPPYAGKYPKDKIADRFWDWPMWDKESVYWLSHTEFGKLYLNTKAFYDTYKNDLNSYKDKIYTKKTFGSHYKDYSYGFGLELGGDIADNNTLKFATSYKFDEHKEHDDGEPVQTYQDKTYTFGLENTYRFSDMTRLILGISYDTRDAIKAQEYGKPLSGGKNRLFDFEVGKRHSFNYQAAIKHSFNGMDELSLSYAKKTYFPSMKERYSERFGRNTPNPFLKPEIANHYELGYARSFGDTLRLEGSIFYSKVKDAIGNVMLKNKTRQAQNVDKAEYKGFELGATYFATDSLEIGGNYSYISAKYKNKNEKIYDLPKHKAFAYIDFKILPKFSVYASEEFVSSRYSGSYEDTKLNGFGLTHVKFIYKPTENLSIDAGVSNLFDKNYEYREGFPEEGRVFFSNIKYKF; encoded by the coding sequence ATGAAAAAAACAGTTTTGATTGCTTGTAGTGTTGCTTTGGCGCTTCATGCCGAAGTTTTTGAGCTTGGTCAGGTAGAAGTCGTATCTAAACTTGTAGGAGGTAGCCAAAAAAGCGATACCAACGTAGTTGTGGTAGATAGTGAGCAGATGCAAAAAAATCAGGTTAAGAGGCTATCTGAAGTAGCTTATATGACACCTGGAGTCTATGTTGATAAAAAGGGTCCAAGGGCTGAGCAAAATTTCTATGTCAGAGGCTTTGACGCTCGTAGAGTTCCGCTTTTTATAGATGGAATACCTGTTTATAATCCATACGATGGAAACTCGGATTTTGGAAGGTTTACTACCTTTGATCTATCTCGTATAGATATCTCTAAGGGTTCAAGTTCTGTGCTTTACGGTGCAAATACTATGGGTGGAGCCATAAATCTTATATCTAAAAAGCCTACTAAAGAGTTTGAGAGCAGTATAGGATATGGCGTTGAGCTTGGCAAGAGCAGCAAAACTATAGGAAATAACATTGATTATAGTATAGGAACTCGCCAAGAACTATTCTATGTGCAAGCTGGCTTAAGCTTTATGGAAGATAATGGTCAACAGCTTTCAAGTGACTTTGTAAAAGATGCTAAAGGTAACGAAGATGGCAATAGACGTGAAAAATCTGTTCAAAGAGACAGAAAAGTGCATATCAAGGCCGGCTTTACTCCAAATCAAACCGATGAGTATGCCATAACCTATGTCAATCAAAAGGGCGAAAAAGAGCAGCCTCCTTATGCAGGAAAATATCCTAAAGATAAGATTGCTGATAGATTTTGGGACTGGCCTATGTGGGATAAAGAGAGCGTTTACTGGCTTTCTCATACAGAATTTGGCAAGCTTTATTTGAATACAAAGGCTTTTTATGACACATATAAAAATGATTTGAATTCATACAAAGATAAGATCTATACTAAAAAAACTTTTGGTAGCCATTATAAAGACTACTCATACGGATTTGGCCTTGAACTAGGCGGCGATATAGCAGATAACAATACTCTTAAATTTGCTACAAGTTATAAATTTGATGAGCATAAAGAGCATGATGATGGCGAGCCGGTGCAAACATATCAAGACAAGACCTATACATTCGGTCTTGAAAATACTTATAGATTTAGCGATATGACAAGACTGATTCTAGGTATCAGCTATGATACAAGAGATGCCATAAAAGCTCAAGAGTATGGCAAGCCACTATCTGGAGGCAAGAATAGATTGTTTGACTTTGAAGTCGGCAAGAGACACTCTTTTAACTATCAAGCCGCCATTAAACATAGCTTTAATGGAATGGATGAGCTAAGTTTAAGCTATGCAAAAAAGACATATTTTCCTAGTATGAAAGAGAGATATAGCGAAAGATTTGGAAGAAATACCCCAAACCCATTCTTAAAACCTGAAATAGCAAATCACTATGAATTAGGTTATGCAAGAAGCTTTGGCGATACTCTAAGACTTGAAGGTTCGATCTTTTACTCAAAAGTTAAAGATGCCATAGGCAATGTTATGTTAAAAAATAAGACAAGACAAGCTCAAAACGTGGATAAAGCAGAGTATAAAGGCTTTGAGCTAGGAGCCACTTATTTTGCTACAGATAGCTTGGAGATTGGAGGAAACTACTCATATATTAGTGCAAAATATAAAAACAAAAATGAGAAAATTTACGATCTTCCAAAACACAAAGCGTTTGCTTATATAGATTTTAAAATTTTACCTAAATTTAGCGTTTATGCATCTGAGGAGTTTGTATCTAGCAGATATTCAGGATCTTATGAGGATACTAAGCTAAATGGGTTTGGTTTGACTCATGTCAAATTTATTTATAAGCCGACAGAAAATTTAAGTATAGATGCGGGTGTATCAAATTTATTTGATAAAAACTACGAGTATAGAGAGGGATTTCCTGAAGAAGGTAGGGTATTTTTCTCTAATATTAAATATAAATTTTAA
- a CDS encoding ABC transporter ATP-binding protein: MLVEVKNLSFAYKDRIILDDISFGINEGDTLSILGANGSGKSTLLRIMLGFLKFKGEVLVVGKSVREYSKNSLASLITYVPQTHAPSYEYTVFDVVLMGALCRTPLFSNFSKRDKILAEQSLDKMGILKLRDEPYTRVSGGERQLAYIARTLVQGAKVIFMDEPTNGLDFGNQIKLLEMIKMLKDDGYTFVQTTHYPRHAKFVSNLVLFLKDGKILSFGSSEELINAENIDKIYEVNYEKYKDRL, translated from the coding sequence ATGCTGGTTGAGGTTAAAAATTTAAGCTTTGCCTACAAAGATCGCATAATACTTGATGATATCAGCTTTGGCATAAACGAAGGCGACACGCTAAGCATACTTGGAGCAAACGGAAGCGGCAAGAGCACATTGCTTCGTATCATGCTTGGGTTTTTAAAATTTAAGGGCGAAGTCTTAGTGGTCGGCAAAAGCGTAAGAGAGTACTCTAAAAATTCTCTTGCAAGCCTTATAACCTACGTGCCTCAAACTCACGCGCCGTCATACGAATATACCGTGTTTGACGTGGTTTTGATGGGCGCGCTTTGTAGGACGCCGCTGTTTTCAAATTTTTCTAAGCGCGATAAAATTTTAGCCGAACAGTCGCTTGATAAGATGGGAATTTTAAAGCTAAGAGATGAGCCATATACTCGAGTAAGCGGCGGTGAAAGGCAGCTTGCATATATCGCGCGCACGCTGGTTCAGGGTGCAAAGGTGATATTTATGGATGAACCTACGAACGGGCTTGATTTTGGCAATCAGATAAAGCTTTTAGAGATGATAAAGATGCTAAAGGATGACGGCTACACTTTCGTGCAGACTACGCACTATCCGAGACATGCGAAATTTGTCTCAAATTTGGTGCTATTTTTAAAAGATGGCAAAATTTTAAGCTTTGGAAGCAGCGAAGAGCTCATAAATGCCGAAAATATCGATAAAATTTATGAGGTAAATTACGAAAAATACAAAGATAGGCTATAA
- a CDS encoding TOBE domain-containing protein yields MSFSARNQLQAEIVEVKTGVVNSLIVSKLKGGETVKATVTVDSEKALDLKVGKKVVYLFKASSIIVAKGNNELKLSATNQIKGKVASVKEGAVNAEIAIEIAGGDKLSAIITNESAKNLALKAGDEVVAVIKASQIIIGA; encoded by the coding sequence ATGTCATTCAGCGCAAGAAATCAACTTCAAGCAGAGATTGTTGAAGTAAAAACAGGTGTGGTTAATTCACTAATCGTAAGCAAGCTAAAAGGCGGCGAGACAGTAAAAGCTACAGTAACTGTTGATTCGGAAAAAGCTCTTGATCTTAAAGTAGGTAAAAAAGTAGTTTATCTTTTCAAAGCCTCAAGCATCATCGTTGCAAAAGGCAACAACGAGCTTAAACTAAGCGCAACAAACCAAATCAAAGGCAAGGTTGCTAGCGTTAAAGAGGGTGCTGTAAATGCTGAGATAGCTATCGAGATAGCCGGCGGAGATAAGCTAAGCGCTATCATCACAAACGAATCTGCTAAAAACCTAGCTCTTAAAGCCGGTGATGAGGTAGTTGCGGTTATTAAAGCAAGCCAAATCATAATCGGCGCTTAA